GCAGAATCCCTCAGACCTTCTTCAGCAGCCGCATAGATTCCTGCATCAGTTTCATCTCCTGCTATCCCCTCTTCGGTTTTGTCCCATACCTGTTCCTGGAATGGATATGGATGCGGAACATTCACCTTTACCGGGACACTGACCGGTATGACCAGCCGCAGAATCACAACTCCCCAGAGCATAACAAACAGCCACTTCGGAAGATGATGTATAAATAACCCCCGTACTATCAGTATAAATAAAATCAAAATCCCCGCCGATACATTCATAGCCAGCAGCGTCATTCATTTCACCTCATTTCAGCTTTTCTACCATTTCCTTTAACTGCGTAATTTCCTCGTCCGACAATGATGCTCCCGACAAAAATGCGGCAAAAAACTGCTTCTTTGAGCCGTTGAACATTTTATCAATCAACTCCTCTGTTTCGTGACTCTGTACTTCCTGCCTGCTCACCAGCGCATGGCACATAAATTTAGGATTGTAGCGTTCCACTGCCCCCTTTTCTATACACTTTTTGATTACCGTATACGTCGTATTACGATTCCATCCTGTTTCCTCCTGCAAAATTGCTGCAATCTTCGCTGCCGGCAAATCCCCCTCCCGCCAGAGCACTTCCATAATTTTTAATTCTGAATCGAATAATTTTACCATGTATACCTCCCGTAAGCAAAAATGACTATTGCAATAGTTAATTTGTATTTTTATACTATCACAATAGTCATTTCTCGTCAATATAAAATTATCCATTATTAAAAATATCAGAATCCGCCATGTCTCCGGAAAATATCCTTATTGCTCCCTCAGCATTCTGCGCCGCTCCCGGTAATCCGGCAGCTCCTTTTCCACGATTGCCCAGAATCGCGCGGAGTGGTTCATTTCCCTGCGGTGCGCCAGCTCGTGCACCACCACATAATCCAGCGCTTCCGGCGGCATCCGCATCAGCTTCCAGTTAAAATTCAGATTACCTTTGCCGCTGCAGCTTCCCCAGCGCGTTTTCTGCTCCCGGATGGTAATTCTCCCATAGGTAACACCCATGCGCTGCGCAAAATATGCCACCCGCTGCGGAATATACTGTTTTGCTGCTTCGATTCCTTCCGTGCGCTCCTGCTGCGTAATTTCGGGGCGGGCGCTTCTTTTCTGCATGGCTTCCTGTTTTTGCCGTATCCAGCTCTCATGCCTGCGCACAAAATCTTTTATCTGCCGCTCCGGCATCCGCAGCGGTACCCGCACCACCGTCTGCCCGTCCCCCTTCACCTGCAGACACATCGTTTTCCGCCGCGAGCGGATAACGGTGTATTCCGGCAGACCTTCTTCCCGTCTGTCCGGATTTCCGGCAGCGTTTAGCCTAATATTTTCCGCAGACATCCTACACCTCTATCTGCAGCTCTACCGGGCAATGATCGGAGCCTGTGATTTCCGTATGGATTCTGGCGTCAACCAGCCGGTCCTTCAGGCATTCCGATACACAGAAATAATCGATGCGCCATCCTGCGTTCTTCTCCCGCGCACGGAACCGGTAGGACCACCAGGAATAGACGCCCTCCTGCTCCGGATAAAAGTAGCGGTACGTATCAATAAATCCATTTTCCAGAATCTGACTAAACTTCTCGC
This is a stretch of genomic DNA from Marvinbryantia formatexigens DSM 14469. It encodes these proteins:
- a CDS encoding BlaI/MecI/CopY family transcriptional regulator, which translates into the protein MVKLFDSELKIMEVLWREGDLPAAKIAAILQEETGWNRNTTYTVIKKCIEKGAVERYNPKFMCHALVSRQEVQSHETEELIDKMFNGSKKQFFAAFLSGASLSDEEITQLKEMVEKLK
- a CDS encoding M48 family metallopeptidase; its protein translation is MSAENIRLNAAGNPDRREEGLPEYTVIRSRRKTMCLQVKGDGQTVVRVPLRMPERQIKDFVRRHESWIRQKQEAMQKRSARPEITQQERTEGIEAAKQYIPQRVAYFAQRMGVTYGRITIREQKTRWGSCSGKGNLNFNWKLMRMPPEALDYVVVHELAHRREMNHSARFWAIVEKELPDYRERRRMLREQ